In Lacerta agilis isolate rLacAgi1 chromosome 1, rLacAgi1.pri, whole genome shotgun sequence, the following proteins share a genomic window:
- the LOC117053138 gene encoding A-kinase anchor protein 4-like, which produces MAQEVDWLSSQAGVCKINLYSPDTHRDQERKVICFVDVANLNSKERDISDPGNELDLVNMEEKEVIIIKDNEQNSYYNTEGAVCLYKQGSIDDDNVVDWLNNDLQKYAVGFHHALTSLRKSRKTKVRDLASRNNNNTSSSAGSEGGNSDDIAYYANKLCNLVVEMTRKEIKEKWESSGKCTRHIISPHRNKANAAENTERSKTPPEICIKSDDPFSGDMANHNDFKQHEAMYMDKERKGDDMTAISKGMMVYANQVASDMMLSFLKTMRVQKGRHPPPACAVLKEVLMKHTKEIVSDLIDSSMKNLHNITGALMTDSDFVCGLKRNLYKAGTQKTAEVLEVMVKRLFKLILGDDKQYRAQNFTFATYKAGGARGHSSQGMQFASMKRESCDYGKERASGPCPRKHFPAGTKVPDKQSLDLYAKELLVTALQQIQQHLLEKNKDCRPRECNTSSYGYIPRDYDRAEGSCGSKFSHRSCDRKADPCHSDSLKDKGHLIMSMVQKILDEAGLNLDENCGDKNRG; this is translated from the coding sequence ATGGCACAGGAAGTCGACTGGCTCAGCAGCCAGGCTGGTGTGTGCAAGATAAACCTCTACAGCCCTGATACACATAGAGACCAGGAACGTAAAGTGATTTGCTTTGTCGACGTTGCCAACCTGAACTCAAAGGAGAGAGACATCTCTGACCCTGGCAATGAGCTGGACTTGGTGAATATGGAAGAGAAGGAGGTCATCATAATCAAGGACAATGAGCAAAACAGCTACTATAATACTGAGGGAGCAGTTTGCCTTTACAAGCAAGGCTCCATTGATGACGACAATGTTGTCGACTGGCTCAACAATGACCTCCAGAAATATGCAGTTGGATTCCATCATGCGCTGACATCCTTAAGAAAGTCTCGCAAGACTAAGGTGCGTGACTTGGCatccaggaacaacaacaacacttcttcCAGTGCTGGTAGTGAGGGAGGGAACTCAGATGACATTGCCTATTACGCCAATAAGCTCTGCAACTTAGTTGTTGAAATGACACGCAAGGAGATCAAGGAGAAATGGGAAAGCTCAGGGAAATGCACCCGCCATATCATTAGCCCCCACAGGAACAAGGCGAATGCAGCTGAGAATACAGAACGAAGCAAGACACCTCCAGAAATATGTATCAAGAGCGACGACCCGTTTTCAGGTGACATGGCAAACCACAATGACTTCAAGCAACACGAAGCCATGTATATGgacaaagaaaggaaaggggacGACATGACAGCCATAAGCAAAGGGATGATGGTGTATGCAAATCAGGTTGCTTCAGACATGATGCTGTCTTTCCTGAAGACCATGAGAGTCCAGAAAGGTAGGCACCCTCCGCCAGCATGTGCCGTTTTGAAAGAGGTACTTATGAAGCACACCAAGGAAATCGTATCAGACTTAATAGACTCCTCGATGAAAAACCTGCACAACATCACAGGGGCGCTCATGACAGACTCTGATTTTGTTTGTGGACTGAAGAGGAACCTTTACAAGGCTGGAACCCAGAAGACCGCAGAGGTTTTGGAAGTCATGGTGAAGCGCTTGTTTAAACTCATCTTGGGAGATGATAAGCAGTACAGAGCTCAAAACTTCACCTTTGCAACCTATAAAGCAGGGGGGGCCCGGGGCCATAGCAGTCAGGGCATGCAGTTTGCATCCATGAAAAGGGAGTCTTGTGACTATGGAAAGGAGAGAGCAAGTGGCCCATGCCCAAGGAAACATTTTCCAGCAGGAACCAAGGTACCGGACAAGCAATCCCTGGATCTGTATGCCAAAGAGCTTCTGGTAACAGCATTGCAGCAGATACAGCAGCACCTGCTGGAAAAGAACAAAGACTGTAGACCTCGTGAATGCAACACCTCCTCATATGGCTACATTCCCCGTGACTATGACAGGGCGGAGGGGAGCTGTGGCTCAAAATTCTCACACAGGTCATGCGACAGAAAAGCAGACCCCTGCCATTCAGACAGCCTGAAAGATAAAGGTCATCTCATAATGTCCATGGTCCAGAAGATTTTGGACGAGGCTGGCTTAAATCTAGACGAGAACTGTGGGGACAAAAACAGGGGATAG